The window TGAGAAAAGGACCGTCAACAACTCTTACGGTCTCACCCACCTCGAACTCAACTTTGGGGCGAGGCTTTTCAGCGCCTTCTTCCATTCTGCGGGTTATTTTCTGAACTTCATCCTCAGGAATGACCATCGGATTATTGCCACCGACAAAACCTGTTACCCTGGCTGTTTCTTTTACGGCATGCCAGGTTTCATCGTTCAGATCCATATTTACGAGGATATAACCGGGAAAAAACTTGCGGGTCGATGTCCTCTTCTCACCTTTTTTTAGTTCAACGACGGTTTCTGAAGGTATGAGTATTTCGCCGAATGATTCTTCTAGGCCGAGATTTTTGATCCGCTCCAGAAGTGAGAGCTTGACCCTGTTCTCGAAACCGGAATATGTATGTACACCGTACCATTTAAGCGGCATAGAGAGTTCGTTCCTTTAGGCCAGTATCAGGCGCATAAGCTTG is drawn from Geoanaerobacter pelophilus and contains these coding sequences:
- the nusG gene encoding transcription termination/antitermination protein NusG, translating into MPLKWYGVHTYSGFENRVKLSLLERIKNLGLEESFGEILIPSETVVELKKGEKRTSTRKFFPGYILVNMDLNDETWHAVKETARVTGFVGGNNPMVIPEDEVQKITRRMEEGAEKPRPKVEFEVGETVRVVDGPFLNFSGVVEDVKPDKAKLRVMVSIFGRATPVELEFMQVEKQ